ATTAGACAGAAAAATGCCGTCAGGCTGGTAGCTCAAGATGGTCTCAACCGACGTATCTAGAGGTACCACAATGACTCGACAGCCGTAGCTAACCAGCCGCCGCAGAATATTGCGCTTAATGCCAAAATCAATCGCTACAACAGTTAGTAGAGGTTTGCTGTCGTCTCTAGGCTCTGCGCCAAACTCCCAACTCGGATCGGTGCCCTCGGTCCACTCATAGACCTCACGGGTGGACACTTCACGCACCAGGTTCAGGCCTTCCATACTGGGTGCAGCCTGAAGTTGGCGCAGTAGCTCCTCGGGGTCGAGCACTTCAGTCGAAATGGCCCCGTTCATCGCGCCGACTGTCCGCAGCTTGCGCGTTAGCGCACGGGTATCAATGCCGTAGATGCCGGGAACCTTGTGGTGCTTCAGGTATTCGGGCAGGGATTGAGTAGCACGCCAGTTGCTGGGTTGGGAGCACACGTTACGAGCGATCGCACCTCTGATAGAAGGCCGAGCAGATTCTTCGTCTTCTGGATTGACTCCGGTATTGCCTAACTCAGGATAGGTAAACGCTACAATTTGACCGCAGTAGCTGGGATCGGTCATAACTTCCTGGTAGCCAGTCATACCTGTATTGAAGACCACTTCTCCCATAACCGTTCCCGCTGCTCCAAAGGACCAGCCCCGGTAAATCGAACCATCTGCTAATACCAGTAATGCTGGCTGAGCTTCCGAAAGCGCCATACTCGACCTTGAAGAATTGGTGAAACTATTTTGAAACTGCTCCACGAGCGCTACTATCCTATAGCCTCGGGGCATGATTAGGGTAGCCTAGGTCATCGGACGCAGATAAACACAGGAAAACTATGCACTGGCGTTCATATACAGCAATGATTGTAGCGATTAGCAGCCTGACCGTCGCCAGCGGCTGCGGTAGCAAAGTAGCCCTAGAGAGCTCTACTGTGCCAACCCCAGCAGCGGCTGCGCCCGCACCTACTCCCGCTGCACCTGCGCCAGCTGCAACTGAAGTTTCTACAGCCCCCGCTGCAGATGCTCCTGCTGCCCCTTCACAGAGCTATTTTCGAGAGGGCGTCAACCGAGCCACCAGCGCCGTCAATATTGGCAAGTCAGCCCAGTCTCCAGAT
The nucleotide sequence above comes from Pseudanabaena sp. FACHB-2040. Encoded proteins:
- the carA gene encoding glutamine-hydrolyzing carbamoyl-phosphate synthase small subunit, producing MALSEAQPALLVLADGSIYRGWSFGAAGTVMGEVVFNTGMTGYQEVMTDPSYCGQIVAFTYPELGNTGVNPEDEESARPSIRGAIARNVCSQPSNWRATQSLPEYLKHHKVPGIYGIDTRALTRKLRTVGAMNGAISTEVLDPEELLRQLQAAPSMEGLNLVREVSTREVYEWTEGTDPSWEFGAEPRDDSKPLLTVVAIDFGIKRNILRRLVSYGCRVIVVPLDTSVETILSYQPDGIFLSNGPGDPAAVVEAPPLVQALLQQQLPTFGICMGHQILGLSLGASTFKLKFGHRGLNQPCGLSERIEITSQNHGFALDADSVPIESVAITHLNLNDRTVAGIQHKKLPIFSVQYHPEASPGPHDADYLFQKFVESMRDSQPSSVVA